One part of the Clostridium thermosuccinogenes genome encodes these proteins:
- a CDS encoding Ger(x)C family spore germination protein, giving the protein MMCGKSKRRTGVFLAVFLILPLLVTGCWNNRDLTEINLVAGLGLDRTDDGKILLTVQVVEPAAIQSVSSGKGKGGGTQPMPVFVESFEGETVFEAIRGMLSLIDKKLFFSTAQVLILGENLSKDGIVEVLDFFQRDHEIDYTMDVLTAKGATPKEILEIETDMESIPALYIKGTAENTISRGTVKRTRLIDLIKDMDCIGKQPTIGQISKAGEKEVRTEGVAVFKEGKLVGWLDSRETRGFLFAIGKIKSTIVNIPAEKGKISMEIIRSKGNVKVAFENSKPVALIVKVELEANVGGHEGRGRLDSPEDLHILEKRLEEEIKNEIMLALHKTQMEYSSDIFGFGTYVHKHNPRYWKNAEKNWNDIFSKLPVDIRVDARIMRTGIVKSPVKKEE; this is encoded by the coding sequence ATGATGTGCGGGAAGAGTAAAAGACGGACTGGTGTATTCTTGGCCGTATTTCTTATATTACCTTTGCTTGTAACCGGCTGCTGGAACAATAGGGATTTAACCGAAATAAACTTAGTGGCAGGTCTTGGACTGGACCGTACAGACGACGGTAAAATTCTTTTGACCGTCCAGGTGGTGGAGCCTGCAGCAATCCAATCGGTATCCTCCGGAAAGGGAAAAGGTGGAGGTACACAGCCAATGCCTGTGTTTGTCGAGTCCTTTGAAGGGGAAACAGTTTTTGAAGCTATAAGAGGAATGCTGTCCCTTATTGATAAAAAGTTGTTTTTTAGTACAGCTCAGGTTCTAATCCTCGGTGAAAATCTTTCGAAGGATGGCATAGTAGAAGTCCTGGACTTTTTCCAGAGGGATCATGAAATAGATTATACAATGGATGTTCTTACAGCAAAAGGTGCAACCCCTAAGGAAATCCTTGAAATAGAAACCGATATGGAATCCATACCGGCATTGTATATAAAAGGGACGGCAGAAAACACCATTTCACGGGGAACTGTGAAGAGGACCCGGTTGATTGATTTGATTAAAGATATGGACTGCATCGGAAAGCAACCTACCATTGGACAAATTTCAAAAGCGGGAGAAAAAGAAGTCAGAACGGAAGGTGTTGCCGTTTTTAAGGAAGGAAAGCTGGTAGGCTGGCTGGATTCACGGGAAACGAGGGGATTTTTGTTTGCCATAGGTAAAATAAAAAGCACTATTGTGAATATTCCTGCAGAAAAGGGCAAAATATCTATGGAAATTATAAGGTCAAAAGGGAATGTCAAGGTGGCGTTTGAAAACAGCAAACCAGTCGCGCTCATCGTCAAGGTAGAGCTTGAGGCAAATGTGGGAGGGCATGAAGGAAGAGGCAGATTGGACTCGCCGGAAGATTTGCATATACTGGAGAAAAGATTGGAAGAAGAAATAAAAAATGAAATCATGTTGGCACTGCATAAGACCCAGATGGAATATTCCAGCGATATATTTGGTTTTGGAACATATGTGCATAAGCATAATCCCCGGTATTGGAAAAATGCAGAAAAAAACTGGAATGACATTTTCAGCAAGCTTCCGGTAGATATCCGGGTAGATGCCAGAATAATGAGGACAGGTATTGTCAAAAGTCCGGTAAAGAAGGAAGAATGA
- a CDS encoding spore germination protein: MGDNEMGGRTNKQNNGDNQNTNNDNTYIDSYEPIPRAIDEVIARLNEVFSECSDFTYREIACGEEGCIRVVVAYISGFVDKRALNQDVVRPILEYFSKAKFQKDKPSAYEQLKECVVNNSDLKETVYMRQAVNNILSGEALLFIDGENKALIIGVKDPQGRQVSEPDTEVSIRGSREGFVESLHTNIVLIRKRIKNANLKTEIVHLGKQTKTEVCICYIKGVANEKIVNEVKTRLKKIKADAILDSGVIEQYISDSSLSLFPTVGNSEKCDKLAGKLLEGRIAIFCDGTPYVLTVPYLYIESIQTTDDYYDHAYFATFMRLLRFMALVVSNLLPAVYVALVSFHHTLIPFKLMITLAASRQGIPFSPFIEAVLMILAFELLREAGVRMPRTIGQALSIVGAIVLGEASVAAGIASNLMVIIVAITAICSFVVPPLIRATMLLRFAFLIAANLLGFLGISIVAVAIFIHLCRLRSFGVPYMAPVSPLSVSDLKDSFLVLPIWAMVTRPGTLRQEKAKDGKGTKRQEVKIKP, translated from the coding sequence ATGGGTGATAATGAAATGGGTGGAAGGACAAACAAGCAAAATAATGGGGATAACCAGAACACTAACAATGACAATACCTACATTGATTCATACGAACCCATACCGCGAGCAATTGATGAAGTAATTGCAAGACTCAATGAAGTTTTTTCGGAATGCAGCGATTTTACTTATCGAGAAATTGCATGTGGAGAAGAAGGCTGCATCAGGGTAGTGGTGGCTTATATCAGCGGTTTCGTTGATAAAAGAGCGCTAAACCAGGATGTGGTACGTCCGATTCTTGAATATTTTTCAAAGGCAAAATTCCAGAAAGACAAACCCTCCGCATACGAGCAGTTGAAAGAGTGTGTCGTCAACAACAGCGATTTAAAAGAAACAGTATATATGCGGCAAGCAGTGAACAATATCTTGTCGGGAGAAGCTTTGCTTTTTATTGATGGAGAGAATAAAGCTTTGATTATAGGGGTGAAGGACCCACAGGGCAGACAGGTGTCAGAACCCGACACAGAAGTTTCGATAAGAGGATCAAGAGAAGGCTTTGTAGAGAGCCTGCATACAAATATCGTTCTCATCCGCAAGAGGATTAAGAACGCCAACCTTAAAACGGAAATAGTGCATTTAGGAAAACAGACCAAAACCGAGGTTTGTATATGCTATATCAAGGGAGTTGCCAATGAAAAGATCGTCAACGAAGTAAAAACAAGACTTAAAAAGATCAAAGCCGATGCTATACTTGATAGCGGGGTCATCGAGCAGTACATTTCCGACAGCAGCTTATCCCTTTTCCCCACGGTGGGGAATAGTGAAAAATGCGACAAGCTGGCTGGGAAGCTGCTGGAAGGGCGTATAGCCATATTCTGCGACGGAACGCCTTATGTACTTACGGTCCCGTATCTTTACATAGAATCCATTCAGACCACGGATGATTATTATGACCATGCTTATTTCGCAACCTTTATGCGCCTGCTGCGCTTTATGGCACTCGTAGTATCAAATCTGCTGCCGGCAGTGTATGTGGCACTGGTGAGCTTCCATCATACGTTAATCCCATTCAAGCTGATGATTACGCTGGCAGCTTCACGGCAGGGAATCCCTTTTTCTCCTTTTATTGAGGCAGTATTGATGATTTTGGCTTTTGAACTTCTGCGTGAGGCGGGCGTCCGGATGCCAAGGACCATCGGACAGGCGCTGAGCATTGTAGGTGCGATTGTGCTGGGTGAGGCTTCGGTGGCGGCAGGCATTGCCAGCAACCTGATGGTGATTATCGTAGCTATCACAGCCATTTGCAGCTTCGTCGTACCCCCGCTTATCAGGGCAACCATGCTGCTGCGCTTTGCATTTTTGATTGCAGCCAATCTTTTAGGCTTCCTTGGAATTTCCATTGTGGCTGTGGCTATTTTTATTCATCTCTGCAGACTTCGCTCTTTTGGGGTCCCCTATATGGCACCTGTTTCTCCGCTTTCGGTTTCCGACCTCAAGGATTCTTTCCTGGTGCTGCCCATCTGGGCTATGGTGACAAGGCCGGGAACACTGCGGCAGGAAAAGGCGAAAGACGGTAAAGGGACAAAACGCCAGGAGGTGAAAATAAAACCATGA
- a CDS encoding D-alanyl-D-alanine carboxypeptidase family protein: MILLKKNKKLAAWSLLLFILIIPMGAFADDIYEGTSNIPVFSESVEASVPVEPPKIDAGSAIVMDAMTGRVLYEKDAYSKKPMASTTKIMTAILAIEHGNLDDMVTVSKRAAAIGGSTIHLRAGEKLSLRDLLYGLMLNSGNDAAIAIAEHIGGTVERFAEMMTEKARQLGAKNTNFKTPHGLDNPDHYSTAYDLALITRYALGNETFNQIVRTQTAQIQGRSLYNTNEMLDLYPGADGVKTGYTSKAGRCLVTSATRGNRRYISVVLNCSSRTARAKSSRSILDYAFDNYKMYTLVKTNDVLARVPVIKGIRKDISILPVDEIHLPLREDEVENLKAKIDLPDQFHAPVDSGIEVGSIKYVVNGKVIASTSLKTGPGVRRKEFFDYFLQVIEQWVKSVRISG, translated from the coding sequence GTGATACTATTGAAAAAGAACAAGAAGCTTGCAGCCTGGAGTCTTTTGCTGTTTATATTAATAATACCAATGGGGGCTTTTGCTGACGATATATACGAAGGGACTTCCAACATTCCCGTTTTTTCTGAGAGTGTCGAAGCATCTGTTCCTGTCGAGCCGCCCAAGATAGATGCGGGATCTGCAATCGTCATGGATGCGATGACTGGAAGGGTTCTCTATGAAAAGGATGCTTATTCTAAAAAGCCAATGGCCAGCACAACCAAAATAATGACAGCGATACTTGCCATAGAACACGGCAACCTTGACGACATGGTCACTGTAAGCAAACGGGCCGCCGCCATAGGAGGGTCTACCATACATCTCCGGGCGGGAGAAAAGCTTAGCCTGAGGGATTTGCTGTATGGGCTGATGCTGAACTCGGGGAATGATGCTGCCATAGCAATAGCTGAGCACATCGGAGGAACGGTGGAACGCTTTGCAGAGATGATGACGGAAAAAGCAAGGCAATTAGGCGCAAAAAATACTAATTTTAAAACACCTCATGGGCTTGATAATCCGGATCACTACTCAACGGCTTACGATCTCGCCCTTATTACAAGATATGCCCTGGGAAATGAAACCTTCAATCAGATTGTCAGGACACAAACGGCTCAGATTCAGGGCAGGAGCCTCTACAATACCAACGAGATGCTCGATCTGTATCCTGGAGCTGACGGCGTTAAAACCGGATATACCAGCAAAGCTGGAAGATGCCTCGTTACTTCGGCTACCAGGGGAAACCGAAGATATATATCCGTTGTGTTGAACTGTTCCAGTAGGACAGCCAGGGCTAAAAGCTCCAGAAGCATTCTGGATTATGCTTTTGATAACTATAAAATGTATACGCTGGTTAAAACAAATGATGTTTTGGCGAGGGTTCCTGTAATTAAGGGTATCAGAAAAGATATTTCGATACTTCCTGTGGATGAGATTCATCTGCCTTTAAGAGAGGATGAAGTCGAAAACCTGAAAGCCAAAATAGATTTGCCGGATCAGTTTCATGCACCGGTGGATTCAGGCATTGAAGTAGGCAGCATAAAATATGTGGTAAATGGAAAAGTCATTGCCTCAACCAGCCTTAAAACAGGCCCGGGAGTAAGGCGCAAAGAGTTTTTCGATTATTTTTTGCAGGTGATAGAACAATGGGTAAAATCTGTGAGAATCAGCGGGTAG
- a CDS encoding helix-turn-helix transcriptional regulator encodes MGHDAKYISLDNLAIGNRLRLGREALGLTRDQLSELLDISGYYLGQLERGERQMSLPLLVKVCEKLHLSLDYLVLGSNAQAYENMDEIEALLKKCSKTEIELIKKLIRTVLPYINQQRKL; translated from the coding sequence ATAGGGCATGATGCAAAATATATTTCTCTTGATAACTTAGCAATCGGCAACAGACTGCGCCTTGGAAGGGAAGCCCTAGGACTTACACGGGATCAGTTGTCAGAGCTGCTGGACATATCCGGCTATTACCTTGGACAATTGGAGCGGGGAGAAAGACAAATGAGTCTGCCCTTGCTGGTAAAGGTCTGCGAAAAACTTCACCTCTCATTGGATTATCTGGTTTTGGGAAGCAATGCCCAAGCATATGAGAATATGGACGAAATAGAGGCTTTGCTGAAAAAGTGCTCAAAGACGGAAATAGAGCTAATTAAGAAGCTCATTAGAACAGTTCTTCCGTACATAAATCAGCAAAGGAAACTCTGA